A DNA window from Candidatus Binatia bacterium contains the following coding sequences:
- a CDS encoding 2-oxoacid:acceptor oxidoreductase family protein produces the protein MQNETVEIRWHGRGGQGAITAAKIFAQAAFESGFPGVVMAPSFGTERRGAPVEVSLKISKTKINDLCPIQHPDVVVVLDDSILREVNVTAGMKPGGILVINTPKGRAAYDGNHVRVATADVTHLAEQAGLKRGIVNTGIIGALAKALPIMPLSKLLEAIEVEFKGKRAAANAEAARMTYAQTTTE, from the coding sequence ATGCAGAACGAAACGGTCGAAATCCGCTGGCACGGTCGCGGTGGCCAAGGGGCGATCACCGCGGCGAAGATCTTCGCACAGGCCGCGTTTGAATCCGGCTTCCCAGGCGTGGTGATGGCTCCGAGCTTCGGGACCGAACGCCGAGGCGCGCCGGTCGAAGTTTCACTCAAGATCTCGAAGACGAAGATCAACGACTTGTGTCCCATCCAGCATCCAGATGTCGTCGTGGTGCTCGATGATTCCATTCTGCGCGAGGTCAACGTCACCGCGGGCATGAAGCCGGGCGGCATCTTGGTCATCAATACGCCCAAGGGTCGGGCAGCCTATGACGGCAATCACGTGAGGGTGGCAACTGCCGATGTGACACATCTGGCGGAACAGGCCGGCCTGAAACGGGGGATCGTGAACACCGGTATCATTGGCGCGCTTGCGAAAGCGCTGCCCATCATGCCACTGTCCAAACTGCTCGAGGCCATCGAAGTGGAGTTCAAAGGCAAGAGGGCGGCCGCAAACGCCGAGGCCGCGCGCATGACCTATGCGCAGACGACGACGGAGTAG
- a CDS encoding 4Fe-4S binding protein, whose protein sequence is MPTENLRVLTSASYAGPGDAGRTGSWRVLRPVIDYTKCAPAKTGKPACFFCWLYCPDSVVSKTLQPQINLEYCKGCGICAEECPPKAITMVEESKFSGADDR, encoded by the coding sequence ATGCCTACCGAGAATCTGCGCGTATTGACCTCCGCTAGTTATGCCGGGCCCGGCGACGCCGGACGCACCGGCTCCTGGCGGGTCCTCAGGCCGGTCATCGACTACACCAAGTGCGCACCGGCGAAGACGGGCAAGCCAGCCTGTTTCTTCTGTTGGCTCTACTGCCCGGATAGCGTGGTGTCCAAGACCCTCCAGCCGCAAATCAATCTCGAGTACTGCAAGGGCTGCGGCATCTGTGCCGAGGAATGTCCCCCCAAAGCCATCACGATGGTCGAAGAGAGCAAGTTCTCGGGGGCGGATGACCGGTAA
- a CDS encoding pyruvate ferredoxin oxidoreductase, which produces MFVFESGNVAAATGVRLARVQVIAAYPITPQTPLTEKLSEYVDSGSFDAEYVAVESEHSALAVCIGASSTSARTFTATSANGLLYMAEQLHWTAGARLPMVMCVVNRAVGAPFNIWNDHQDSISQRDTGWIQIYAKDHQEILDTVIKAYRLSEEVCIPVMVCYDGYYLSHTYMPYDVPDQVAVDAFLPPYEYRHTLGPNNPTSLNTVTLPGGRPDIHGEFAPGYMELRHNLHMEMKQAIDIYTRIDGEFAEIIGRGGNPIAEKHLCDDAEYVAVALGSMANQIKDVVVRLRDDGLKVGLLALSLYRPFPSEFLAAELADRKGVIVFEKALSFGHSGTVCADLQAALYPCASRPPVWNYILGLGGRSYQSADFYDAIRDCVERGSAKFDNPGWIGLGR; this is translated from the coding sequence ATGTTCGTCTTTGAATCCGGCAACGTCGCTGCCGCCACCGGGGTGAGGCTAGCCAGGGTCCAGGTCATCGCCGCCTATCCGATCACCCCGCAGACCCCCCTGACCGAGAAACTTTCCGAATACGTCGACAGCGGATCCTTCGACGCCGAATACGTGGCGGTGGAGAGCGAGCACAGCGCGCTGGCGGTCTGCATCGGTGCGTCGAGCACCAGCGCGCGGACGTTTACGGCGACCTCGGCCAACGGCTTGCTCTACATGGCCGAGCAGCTCCACTGGACCGCGGGGGCGCGCTTGCCGATGGTCATGTGCGTCGTCAATCGGGCCGTCGGCGCCCCGTTCAATATCTGGAACGATCACCAGGATTCCATCTCGCAACGCGACACCGGCTGGATCCAAATCTATGCGAAAGACCATCAAGAAATCCTTGATACGGTCATCAAGGCATACCGGCTCTCGGAGGAGGTCTGCATTCCGGTGATGGTCTGTTACGACGGCTACTACTTGTCGCATACCTACATGCCTTACGACGTTCCGGACCAGGTCGCGGTAGATGCCTTCTTGCCTCCCTACGAATACCGGCACACCCTGGGTCCCAATAATCCCACCAGCTTGAACACGGTGACGCTCCCGGGGGGCCGGCCGGATATCCACGGTGAGTTTGCTCCCGGCTATATGGAACTGCGGCACAACCTCCACATGGAGATGAAGCAGGCCATCGACATCTATACGCGCATCGACGGCGAGTTTGCCGAGATCATCGGCCGCGGTGGAAACCCCATCGCGGAGAAGCACCTCTGTGACGACGCCGAATATGTGGCGGTCGCGCTCGGCTCGATGGCCAACCAGATCAAGGACGTGGTCGTTCGTCTGAGAGATGATGGGCTGAAGGTTGGCCTGCTCGCCCTCTCCCTGTATCGCCCATTTCCGAGCGAGTTCCTCGCCGCGGAGCTGGCGGACCGAAAAGGAGTGATCGTCTTCGAGAAGGCGCTGAGTTTCGGACATTCGGGGACGGTGTGCGCCGACCTGCAGGCGGCGCTGTATCCGTGCGCATCACGGCCGCCGGTGTGGAATTACATCCTCGGTCTCGGCGGCAGAAGCTACCAGAGCGCCGATTTCTACGACGCGATTCGCGACTGCGTCGAGCGTGGGTCTGCGAAGTTCGACAATCCGGGTTGGATTGGGCTGGGCCGGTAG
- a CDS encoding thiamine pyrophosphate-dependent enzyme: MEEKKTTVLNLTDEEFVYPGNRACTGCGLNILYRIGLKAIGRDAILVVPPSCLTVMQGLYPITSTQLSVLNVTFASTAAAASGVKAALRAQKNDHTQVVAWAGDGGTADIGIQALSGAIERGEDFLYICYDNEGYMNTGVQRSGTTPQGALTANTSINGKRERSKDVPAIVAAHSPAYVATCSAAYPMDFHDKIKKALSLKGLKYIHAHTPCPPGWAMEERMAVAIGRLAVSTGIYVLYEIEGGEMRLSEPSAKLLGKKKLPPVSEYLEAQGRFKALGKEAVEKLQQEVDAKWAAYRRQHDVALAARGPQS; the protein is encoded by the coding sequence ATGGAGGAAAAAAAGACAACCGTCTTGAATCTGACCGACGAGGAGTTCGTGTACCCGGGCAACCGGGCCTGCACGGGCTGCGGACTGAACATCCTCTACAGGATCGGGCTCAAGGCCATCGGCAGAGACGCCATCCTCGTCGTGCCACCGAGCTGTTTGACGGTGATGCAAGGGTTGTATCCCATCACGTCGACGCAGCTCTCGGTGCTGAATGTGACGTTTGCGTCGACGGCGGCTGCTGCGTCGGGTGTAAAGGCCGCGCTCCGGGCGCAGAAGAACGACCATACCCAAGTGGTGGCCTGGGCGGGTGACGGCGGAACGGCGGACATCGGTATCCAGGCGCTGTCGGGAGCAATCGAGCGCGGCGAGGATTTCCTGTACATCTGCTACGACAACGAAGGGTACATGAACACGGGTGTCCAGCGCTCTGGAACGACGCCGCAAGGAGCGCTGACGGCCAACACCTCCATCAATGGGAAGCGCGAGCGCAGCAAGGATGTCCCGGCGATCGTCGCCGCGCACTCTCCGGCGTACGTGGCCACCTGTTCGGCCGCGTATCCGATGGATTTTCACGACAAGATCAAAAAGGCTCTCAGCTTGAAAGGCTTGAAATACATTCACGCCCACACGCCGTGTCCCCCGGGCTGGGCAATGGAAGAACGGATGGCGGTAGCCATCGGCAGGCTGGCGGTCAGCACCGGTATCTACGTGCTCTATGAGATCGAAGGCGGCGAAATGAGGCTCAGTGAACCTTCCGCCAAATTGCTCGGTAAGAAGAAACTGCCGCCAGTGAGCGAGTACTTGGAGGCGCAAGGCCGCTTCAAGGCGCTGGGGAAAGAGGCCGTCGAGAAATTGCAGCAGGAGGTCGATGCCAAGTGGGCGGCGTACCGTCGCCAGCACGACGTGGCCCTTGCCGCGCGTGGGCCCCAGAGTTGA
- a CDS encoding DUF882 domain-containing protein has product MIRTHTSLQAAYLLALALLLAQPASAAGPRFFFEGQGRLILRHAYFDSTLDVRYRHQDGSYDPAALKQIEHFFRSREDGREAPVPLRLIELLSYIEDHYHPRQMVLLSGFRSPEFNADLRNAGGAVAQASLHTEAMAADIMFVGLDMARLWRQLRDLGAGGVGYYRQNKFLHVDTGPPRFWEATTSRVQENLSADNARVFLRTDFDRYPRLEGATCGLHSLTAFPVLVAAKAALVGPKGSRTVTVQPISGGGAIENGCFAVQPAPDTHEFRVMTVDAGGSINSNSAPESHIVLSTCEPRIGKTPLQIESNRIEVPLD; this is encoded by the coding sequence GTGATTCGCACCCACACGTCTCTGCAGGCAGCCTACCTGCTAGCACTCGCGCTGCTGTTGGCGCAGCCGGCGTCGGCGGCAGGGCCACGCTTTTTCTTCGAAGGGCAGGGACGGCTGATCCTGCGCCACGCCTACTTCGATAGCACCCTCGACGTGCGCTACCGGCACCAGGACGGCAGCTATGACCCGGCGGCCCTGAAACAGATCGAGCACTTCTTCCGTTCACGCGAGGACGGACGCGAAGCCCCCGTTCCGCTACGCCTCATCGAACTGCTGTCGTACATCGAGGATCATTATCATCCGCGGCAGATGGTCTTGCTGTCCGGGTTCCGTAGCCCGGAGTTCAACGCGGATCTGCGCAACGCCGGAGGCGCGGTGGCCCAGGCATCACTGCACACCGAAGCCATGGCCGCCGACATCATGTTTGTCGGCCTGGACATGGCGCGGCTGTGGCGTCAACTGCGCGATCTCGGGGCCGGCGGTGTCGGGTACTACCGCCAGAACAAGTTCCTCCACGTCGATACCGGACCGCCGCGTTTCTGGGAGGCGACGACCTCACGGGTGCAAGAGAATCTTTCAGCCGACAACGCCCGCGTCTTTCTGCGCACCGACTTCGATCGTTATCCGCGTCTCGAAGGCGCAACCTGCGGCCTGCACAGCCTGACGGCGTTCCCGGTGCTTGTTGCTGCAAAAGCGGCGCTGGTCGGCCCCAAAGGCAGCCGCACGGTGACGGTTCAACCGATCAGCGGCGGCGGTGCGATTGAGAACGGGTGCTTTGCCGTTCAGCCGGCACCAGACACGCATGAGTTCCGCGTCATGACTGTTGATGCTGGCGGTAGCATCAACAGCAATTCCGCTCCGGAATCCCACATCGTGCTGTCAACGTGCGAGCCGCGGATCGGTAAGACCCCGCTGCAAATCGAATCGAACAGGATTGAGGTACCGCTCGACTGA
- the aat gene encoding leucyl/phenylalanyl-tRNA--protein transferase, which yields MPVAEFPDPRTANHDGIVAIGGDLHPQTLLLAYRQGIFPWPVPGFPLLWFCPAERGVLKFHDLHLPRSLVRARRQTTLRFTVDHAFPEVIRACADTLRPEQDGTWITPQVIKAYIRLHGMGIAHSAEAWNAELLVGGVYGVEVDGAFAAESMFHREPNASKLALLHLIEQLRGRGLDWLDIQVLTPHLVRLGAKAISRDEFLQKLRRTRARGLTLFSS from the coding sequence ATGCCTGTCGCTGAATTCCCCGACCCACGGACGGCAAACCACGACGGGATCGTCGCCATCGGCGGCGATCTCCACCCGCAGACATTGCTGCTGGCTTATCGTCAAGGAATTTTCCCCTGGCCTGTGCCAGGTTTCCCGCTGCTGTGGTTTTGTCCGGCGGAACGCGGGGTTCTGAAATTCCACGACTTGCACCTGCCGCGGAGTTTGGTCCGTGCGCGCCGCCAGACCACTCTCCGCTTCACCGTAGACCACGCATTTCCTGAAGTGATCCGCGCCTGCGCGGATACGCTGCGACCGGAGCAGGATGGCACCTGGATCACGCCGCAAGTGATCAAGGCATATATCCGACTGCACGGAATGGGCATCGCGCACAGCGCCGAGGCCTGGAATGCCGAGCTCCTTGTCGGTGGCGTATACGGTGTTGAGGTCGACGGTGCGTTTGCCGCCGAGAGCATGTTTCACCGCGAACCCAACGCCTCCAAACTCGCGCTCCTCCATCTCATTGAGCAGCTGCGGGGGCGGGGTCTGGACTGGCTCGACATCCAGGTCTTGACCCCGCACCTGGTGCGTCTGGGAGCCAAGGCGATCAGCCGTGACGAGTTCCTGCAAAAGCTCCGGCGTACCCGCGCTCGGGGCCTCACGCTGTTTTCCTCCTGA
- a CDS encoding SDR family oxidoreductase, whose amino-acid sequence MNNLFSIEGKTAVVTGGSRGIGLMIARGYVEAGAKVYVSSRKQDVCDRVAAELSAHGTCISIPADLSTEAGAKGLAHEIARREPALHILVNNAGANWGAPLAEYPDSAWDKVLALNLKGPFFLTRELLGLLEKGARPGDPARVINIGSIDGLTAPRLETYAYSASKAALHHMTRVLARTLAPRGITVNAVAPGPFESKMMAETLDQFRDIIIATCPLGRIGEPEDMAGVAIYLASRAGAYLTGTVIPVDGGISACA is encoded by the coding sequence GTGAACAATCTGTTTTCGATCGAGGGCAAGACGGCAGTGGTCACGGGAGGCTCGCGCGGTATCGGATTGATGATTGCGCGCGGCTACGTAGAAGCCGGCGCGAAGGTGTACGTGTCGTCGCGCAAGCAGGACGTGTGCGACCGCGTGGCGGCTGAACTCTCGGCCCACGGCACGTGCATTTCCATCCCCGCTGATCTCTCGACGGAAGCGGGTGCCAAGGGTCTGGCGCACGAAATCGCCCGGCGCGAGCCGGCTCTGCACATCTTGGTGAACAACGCCGGGGCCAACTGGGGCGCGCCGCTCGCCGAGTATCCCGATTCTGCCTGGGACAAAGTGCTGGCCCTCAACCTCAAGGGCCCCTTCTTTCTCACGCGCGAACTCCTGGGCCTGCTCGAGAAGGGAGCGCGGCCGGGCGACCCGGCCCGCGTCATCAACATCGGCTCGATTGACGGCCTAACGGCCCCGCGCCTTGAGACCTACGCGTACTCCGCCAGCAAGGCCGCGCTGCACCACATGACACGGGTGCTGGCGCGGACGCTGGCGCCGCGCGGCATCACGGTCAACGCGGTGGCACCCGGACCGTTCGAAAGTAAAATGATGGCGGAGACGCTCGATCAGTTCAGAGACATCATCATTGCCACCTGCCCGCTCGGCCGGATCGGTGAGCCGGAAGACATGGCCGGGGTGGCGATCTACCTCGCTTCGCGTGCGGGCGCGTACCTGACCGGTACGGTCATTCCCGTAGATGGCGGGATCTCGGCGTGCGCCTGA